One Clostridia bacterium DNA window includes the following coding sequences:
- a CDS encoding type II toxin-antitoxin system RelB/DinJ family antitoxin, with protein sequence MSETTNLTMRIDKELKDQAEQLFSELGMNMTTAFTVFIRQAIRERKIPFEISLNSPNSETIAAMEEANRISRDPSAKRYSSFEELIAEVRNEV encoded by the coding sequence ATGTCCGAAACAACAAATTTAACCATGCGCATAGATAAAGAACTCAAGGACCAGGCGGAACAGCTTTTCTCTGAATTGGGTATGAATATGACGACGGCATTCACCGTCTTTATCCGACAGGCTATCCGAGAGAGAAAAATACCCTTTGAAATATCTTTGAATAGTCCTAATTCAGAAACGATAGCAGCTATGGAAGAAGCAAATAGAATAAGCCGTGACCCAAGTGCAAAACGCTACTCAAGTTTTGAGGAACTGATAGCGGAGGTTCGGAATGAAGTATGA
- a CDS encoding type II toxin-antitoxin system YafQ family toxin, with amino-acid sequence MKYEILSTGRFKKDLKAIIKRGYNVQLLQEVVSMLAAGITLPEKYKDHLLIGDWTGHRECHITPDWLLIYRVDNDVLVLTLTRTGTHSDLF; translated from the coding sequence ATGAAGTATGAGATTTTATCGACAGGTAGGTTCAAAAAGGATTTAAAGGCAATTATTAAGCGAGGATACAATGTACAATTACTACAAGAAGTTGTTTCTATGTTGGCAGCGGGAATTACCTTACCGGAAAAATATAAAGACCATCTGTTAATTGGTGACTGGACCGGGCATAGGGAATGCCATATTACTCCCGACTGGCTTTTGATTTATAGGGTTGATAATGATGTTCTAGTATTGACGCTTACCAGAACAGGTACACACAGCGATTTATTTTGA